A stretch of Bradyrhizobium sp. AZCC 2262 DNA encodes these proteins:
- a CDS encoding epoxide hydrolase family protein, which translates to MSAEITPYRISVGDDVLHDLKSRLRNTRWPEAELVEDWSQGAPLKWIKDICRYWAEEYDWRGREARLNRFAQFTTEIDGLDIHFLHVRSPHADAMPLVITHGWPGSVVEFHKVIEPLTDPTAHGGNAADAFHVVCPSLPGFGFSAKPKTTGWGVDRIASGWAVLMDRLGYGRYGAQGGDWGSAITTAIGAQDLAHCAGIHITLAMSARPNVQGQPTPEEAQALKGIEYYAEWDSGYSKQQSTRPQTLGYALTDSPSGQAAWILEKFWAWTDCDGHPENILGRDELLDNVMLYWVTATAASSARLYWESFGPKRRTPHKVAVPTGVAVFPKEIVSPVRKWMEANYTNIQHWSEMPKGGHFAAFEQPDLFAREVRNYFRTLRKPSVS; encoded by the coding sequence CGTGCTCCACGATCTCAAATCACGGCTGCGCAACACGCGCTGGCCGGAAGCCGAGCTGGTCGAGGACTGGAGCCAGGGCGCGCCACTGAAATGGATCAAGGACATCTGTCGCTATTGGGCGGAAGAATATGATTGGCGCGGGCGCGAGGCGCGGCTCAATCGCTTTGCGCAGTTCACCACCGAAATCGACGGGCTCGACATTCATTTCCTGCACGTCCGTTCGCCGCACGCAGACGCGATGCCGCTGGTCATCACGCATGGCTGGCCGGGGTCGGTGGTCGAGTTTCACAAGGTGATCGAGCCTTTGACCGATCCGACCGCGCACGGCGGCAATGCCGCCGACGCGTTTCACGTCGTTTGTCCGTCGCTGCCGGGCTTTGGCTTCTCTGCGAAGCCGAAGACAACCGGCTGGGGCGTCGATCGTATTGCATCGGGCTGGGCGGTACTGATGGATCGGCTTGGATATGGGCGATACGGCGCGCAAGGCGGCGATTGGGGATCGGCGATCACCACCGCGATTGGGGCACAGGATTTGGCGCATTGTGCCGGCATTCACATCACGCTCGCGATGTCGGCGCGGCCTAATGTCCAGGGACAGCCGACGCCGGAGGAAGCACAGGCGCTGAAGGGAATTGAATATTACGCCGAGTGGGATTCCGGTTATTCCAAGCAGCAATCGACCCGGCCGCAGACGCTTGGTTACGCCTTGACGGATTCGCCGAGCGGGCAGGCGGCGTGGATCCTGGAAAAGTTCTGGGCCTGGACTGACTGCGATGGACACCCCGAGAACATCCTCGGCCGCGACGAGTTGCTCGACAATGTCATGCTCTATTGGGTGACCGCCACCGCCGCTTCATCGGCGCGCTTGTACTGGGAAAGCTTTGGGCCCAAGCGCCGCACGCCTCACAAGGTTGCGGTGCCGACCGGTGTTGCCGTTTTCCCCAAGGAGATTGTCTCGCCGGTGCGAAAGTGGATGGAAGCGAACTATACGAATATCCAGCACTGGAGTGAAATGCCGAAGGGCGGTCACTTCGCGGCATTCGAACAGCCGGACTTGTTCGCGCGGGAGGTGCGGAACTATTTCAGGACGCTGCGGAAGCCGTCCGTTTCCTGA
- a CDS encoding GAF domain-containing protein produces the protein MKTFIRVVELWVPDRTRTRLEFGGCLCSDEYSEFKAVSENVLFAYDEGLPGKAWAAGHPVILTEFANSYFKRTDEAIEAGLTCGVALPVFAGEFLMAVMVLFCGDDEKHVGAIELWHNDPEKSHEMGLVDGYYGTADMFEFNSRHTKFPRGFGLPGRAWKAGMPLIIKDLHNARSFLRWEEASEIGINCGVGIPYTTPPDQTWVMTFLSAQATPIARRFEIWVPNPARAELVFQAGDCSKNADLASLYASKTIRKGEGSIGGAWATGMPAINEHLKVDESIAAQLARAAGMNQIVVLPVIENALLKAVLAWYL, from the coding sequence ATGAAGACATTCATACGCGTGGTTGAATTATGGGTGCCCGACCGCACCCGCACCCGCCTGGAGTTCGGCGGCTGTCTTTGCAGCGACGAGTATTCGGAGTTCAAGGCCGTCAGCGAAAACGTGCTGTTCGCCTATGATGAAGGCCTGCCCGGCAAGGCCTGGGCCGCGGGGCATCCCGTTATTCTCACCGAATTCGCAAACTCCTACTTCAAGCGCACGGACGAGGCGATCGAAGCAGGATTGACCTGCGGCGTCGCGCTGCCGGTTTTTGCCGGCGAGTTCCTGATGGCTGTGATGGTGCTGTTCTGCGGCGACGACGAAAAGCACGTCGGCGCCATCGAGCTCTGGCACAACGATCCCGAGAAGTCTCACGAGATGGGCCTGGTCGATGGCTATTACGGCACCGCCGACATGTTCGAATTCAATTCGCGGCACACCAAATTCCCGCGCGGCTTTGGCCTTCCCGGCCGCGCTTGGAAAGCCGGTATGCCGCTCATCATCAAGGATTTGCACAACGCCAGGAGTTTTCTGCGCTGGGAGGAAGCGAGCGAAATCGGGATCAATTGCGGCGTCGGTATTCCCTACACCACGCCGCCGGATCAAACCTGGGTCATGACGTTCCTGTCCGCGCAGGCAACGCCGATCGCGAGACGCTTTGAGATCTGGGTGCCGAACCCGGCGCGAGCGGAACTGGTGTTTCAGGCCGGCGATTGCAGCAAGAATGCCGACCTGGCCTCGCTTTATGCGTCAAAGACGATCCGCAAGGGCGAAGGCAGTATCGGCGGCGCCTGGGCGACGGGCATGCCGGCCATCAACGAACATCTGAAGGTCGATGAATCGATCGCGGCGCAGCTCGCCCGCGCGGCCGGCATGAACCAGATCGTCGTTCTTCCGGTGATCGAAAACGCCCTGCTCAAGGCCGTGCTCGCCTGGTATCTCTGA
- a CDS encoding class II aldolase/adducin family protein produces MNPPVSSPAVKVVKSVRERVSAEEWQARVDLAACYRLTAMYGMTEMVANHISCRVPGTTDQFLINPYGMLYEEIDASSLIKIDVDGNTLFNASEYDVNVAGFVIHSAIHMAKHDMDCVAHTHTPAGMAVSAMECGLLPLAQTSMRFLHIAYHDFEGIADNVDERERLVRDLGDHEAMILRNHGLLVVGRTVPAAFNVLFRLERACQVQIMALSCNTKLIYPPQNILEDTYERMQPKPGRSTRNGNLAWPALLRKLDRTDPSYRN; encoded by the coding sequence ATGAACCCTCCCGTCAGCTCGCCCGCCGTCAAGGTCGTAAAATCGGTTCGCGAACGGGTGAGCGCGGAGGAATGGCAGGCGCGGGTCGACCTCGCCGCCTGCTACCGGCTCACCGCGATGTACGGAATGACCGAGATGGTGGCCAACCACATCTCCTGCCGCGTGCCGGGGACAACCGACCAGTTCCTGATCAACCCTTACGGGATGCTCTACGAGGAGATCGACGCTTCCAGCCTGATCAAGATCGATGTCGATGGCAACACGCTGTTCAATGCGTCGGAATATGACGTCAACGTCGCCGGCTTCGTGATTCACAGCGCCATCCACATGGCCAAGCACGACATGGATTGTGTGGCGCATACGCACACGCCGGCCGGCATGGCCGTCTCGGCCATGGAATGCGGCTTGCTGCCGCTGGCGCAGACCTCGATGCGGTTTCTCCACATCGCTTATCACGATTTCGAAGGCATTGCCGATAATGTCGACGAGCGCGAGCGGCTGGTGAGAGACCTCGGCGACCATGAAGCCATGATCCTGCGCAACCACGGCCTGCTCGTCGTCGGCCGGACCGTGCCGGCAGCCTTCAATGTGCTGTTCCGTCTCGAACGTGCCTGCCAGGTCCAGATCATGGCGCTGTCCTGCAACACCAAGCTGATCTATCCGCCGCAGAACATCCTCGAAGACACCTATGAGCGGATGCAGCCGAAACCCGGCCGCAGCACCCGTAACGGCAACCTTGCCTGGCCGGCCCTGCTCCGCAAGCTCGACCGCACCGACCCGTCTTATCGAAATTGA
- a CDS encoding glutathione S-transferase N-terminal domain-containing protein, whose product MTEERYRLIGSTASPYAIKLRALLRYRRIPFDWVIMTKALRKATEHLRPNLIPVLQYPDGAYRGETTMLAYDLESRHKERSVIPDDKSVAFICDLLEDLADEWAVKPLFLYRWWDPEDQAYVSRWAGEEWSVSEAETGSGEEIEQFRQRQISRMVILGAAAENKPLLEESYLRMLAAYEPHVGMTNYLFGSRPSLADFAWFGQLSEMATDPTPMRIMRVKAPFTDHWVRRLDDASGVEGEWYPRERALGGMVEALLRIAGELYLPFLVANAEAFAKGLERLEMSVWGLPYALAPFKYQVKCLQQLRDKLSALDAESRVALRPVLERTGCWQHLTAV is encoded by the coding sequence ATGACCGAGGAACGCTACCGACTGATCGGCTCGACCGCGTCGCCTTACGCCATCAAGCTGCGCGCGCTGTTGCGCTACCGGAGGATTCCCTTCGATTGGGTCATCATGACCAAGGCGCTGCGCAAGGCGACTGAACATTTGCGGCCCAACCTGATTCCAGTGCTGCAGTATCCCGACGGGGCCTACCGCGGCGAGACCACGATGCTGGCTTACGATCTGGAGAGCCGCCACAAGGAACGCTCCGTGATTCCCGACGACAAGTCGGTCGCGTTCATCTGCGATCTCCTGGAAGACCTCGCCGACGAATGGGCCGTGAAGCCACTGTTTCTCTATCGCTGGTGGGATCCGGAAGACCAGGCCTATGTCTCGCGCTGGGCCGGCGAGGAGTGGTCGGTCTCGGAGGCCGAAACCGGCAGCGGGGAGGAAATCGAGCAGTTCCGGCAGCGGCAGATTTCGCGCATGGTCATTCTCGGCGCGGCGGCGGAGAACAAGCCGCTGCTGGAAGAGAGCTACTTGCGGATGCTTGCGGCGTACGAGCCGCATGTCGGCATGACCAACTATCTGTTCGGCAGCCGGCCGTCGCTCGCCGATTTCGCCTGGTTCGGCCAGCTCAGCGAGATGGCGACCGACCCGACGCCGATGCGAATCATGCGTGTGAAGGCGCCGTTCACGGATCACTGGGTGCGGCGGCTGGATGATGCGTCGGGAGTGGAAGGGGAGTGGTATCCGCGCGAACGGGCGCTTGGCGGTATGGTCGAGGCGCTATTGAGAATTGCCGGCGAACTCTATCTGCCGTTCCTGGTCGCCAACGCCGAAGCCTTCGCTAAAGGCCTTGAGCGGCTGGAGATGAGTGTTTGGGGCCTGCCTTATGCGCTTGCGCCATTCAAATATCAGGTGAAGTGCCTGCAGCAGCTTCGCGACAAGCTTTCAGCACTCGACGCGGAGAGCAGGGTAGCGTTGCGGCCGGTGCTCGAGCGCACCGGGTGCTGGCAGCATTTGACTGCCGTCTAG
- a CDS encoding 2-hydroxychromene-2-carboxylate isomerase, whose product MDRARVRIYTDYKSPYAFVANKRLFELEDAHGVALEWLPYTLRIPEFMGTVEERTPHFWRKVRYSYMDARRHANAQGLTMKGPRRIYDAFYSSAGMLFAQRHGLFRPYHDTVFRRFWSHDLEIDELSDISGVVASIGGSADTFEAYVHGPARAEHDRIIDEAEALGVFGVPTMVFNGELFWGGDRIDMLIERIRNPESIATALGSHYRA is encoded by the coding sequence ATGGATAGAGCACGCGTACGAATCTACACCGATTACAAGAGCCCCTATGCGTTCGTCGCCAACAAGCGGCTGTTCGAACTTGAGGACGCGCACGGCGTCGCACTCGAATGGCTGCCGTATACGCTGCGCATTCCCGAATTCATGGGCACGGTAGAGGAGCGTACGCCGCATTTCTGGCGCAAGGTGCGCTACTCCTACATGGATGCGCGCCGCCATGCCAACGCGCAAGGCCTCACGATGAAGGGGCCGCGGCGCATCTATGACGCCTTCTACTCCAGCGCCGGCATGCTTTTCGCGCAGCGCCATGGCCTGTTCCGGCCCTATCACGACACGGTATTCCGCCGCTTCTGGAGTCATGATCTCGAAATCGACGAGCTGTCGGATATTTCGGGCGTGGTCGCGTCGATCGGCGGCTCGGCCGATACGTTCGAGGCCTACGTCCACGGCCCGGCGCGGGCCGAGCACGACCGCATCATTGACGAAGCGGAAGCGCTCGGTGTGTTCGGCGTTCCGACCATGGTCTTCAACGGCGAATTGTTCTGGGGCGGCGATCGCATCGACATGCTGATCGAGCGCATCAGGAATCCGGAATCGATCGCGACGGCGCTGGGCAGCCATTACCGCGCGTGA
- a CDS encoding flavin-containing monooxygenase — translation MNIEVSSRKLDLSSAIAEGDIRVLLMVLVHMTGDERWLEPPYTPKRDVRLIPDPQAGVPPEIQAEIRAAVLKLFENGEPNPVITDPGDELMLKMMRATLGENVAPEYAPLMREEMGFIPREARWTKPPSGEKLVLQHVLIVGAGVCAIALGVALGRLGIPYTIVEKNDELGGTWYVNRYPGCGVDTPNHSYSFSFGKRNPWTRYFAQRQELLDYLKKVALEHDIRKHLRLNTELTSSRWDENKRRWISILKTPNGEETFESTTLVSAIGQLNDPSPAHFRGEADFKGEMLHSALWTDDIKLDGKHVAVIGTGATAMQLVPSIADRVASVTVYQRTAQWARPVAGYSDPITEGARWLLAHLPFYVHWYRFNMFWRYGDGLLPFLRKDPEWPHPERAVNKGNDRHREELTDFILSELKDRPDLIEKCVPTYPPYGKRILLDNNWFKTLTKPNVELVTDRIDHFAKDGIVASDGKLRPADVIVISTGFKVTEMAARLNISGRDGKNLRTAWANDNPTAYLGLTVPDFPNFFVMLGPNSGPAHGGSVIFQSECQSRYISTCLVEMMERDIAAIDVRAEAHDQYIRKVDAEHEQLIWTHPGMTTYYRNGQGRVFSAMPWRFVDYWAMTHDPDLRDYRQTSV, via the coding sequence ATGAACATCGAAGTATCGAGCAGGAAGCTCGATTTGTCGTCGGCCATCGCGGAGGGCGATATCCGCGTGTTGCTGATGGTGCTGGTGCACATGACCGGCGATGAGCGCTGGTTGGAGCCGCCCTACACGCCGAAGCGCGACGTACGGCTGATTCCGGATCCGCAAGCCGGCGTGCCGCCGGAAATCCAGGCCGAAATCCGCGCTGCCGTGCTGAAGTTGTTCGAAAACGGCGAGCCGAATCCTGTCATCACTGACCCAGGTGACGAATTGATGCTGAAGATGATGCGCGCGACGCTTGGCGAGAATGTCGCGCCGGAATATGCGCCATTGATGCGCGAGGAAATGGGTTTCATTCCCCGGGAAGCCCGCTGGACCAAGCCTCCATCCGGCGAGAAGCTGGTGCTGCAGCACGTGCTGATCGTCGGCGCCGGCGTCTGCGCCATCGCGCTGGGCGTTGCGCTCGGCCGGCTCGGCATCCCCTACACCATCGTCGAGAAAAACGACGAACTTGGCGGCACCTGGTATGTCAACCGTTATCCCGGTTGCGGCGTCGATACACCCAACCATTCGTACTCGTTCTCATTCGGAAAGCGTAATCCGTGGACGCGCTATTTCGCGCAGCGCCAGGAATTGCTCGATTACCTCAAGAAGGTCGCGCTCGAACACGACATTCGAAAGCATCTCCGCCTCAACACGGAACTGACATCCTCGCGCTGGGACGAGAACAAGCGACGCTGGATCTCCATACTGAAGACCCCCAATGGCGAGGAGACATTCGAATCGACCACGCTGGTCAGCGCAATCGGCCAGCTCAACGACCCCTCACCCGCGCACTTCCGAGGCGAGGCGGATTTCAAGGGTGAGATGCTGCACTCAGCCTTGTGGACCGATGACATCAAGCTCGACGGCAAACACGTCGCCGTCATCGGCACCGGCGCAACCGCGATGCAGCTGGTGCCCTCGATCGCCGACCGCGTCGCGTCGGTCACCGTCTACCAACGCACCGCGCAATGGGCGCGCCCCGTGGCAGGCTATTCCGATCCCATCACCGAAGGCGCGCGGTGGCTTCTCGCGCATTTGCCGTTTTACGTGCATTGGTATCGCTTCAACATGTTCTGGCGCTACGGCGACGGTCTGCTGCCGTTCCTGCGCAAGGACCCGGAATGGCCGCACCCCGAGCGCGCCGTGAACAAGGGCAATGACCGGCATCGCGAGGAACTGACGGATTTCATCCTGTCCGAATTGAAGGACCGCCCCGACCTGATCGAGAAATGCGTGCCCACCTATCCGCCCTACGGCAAGCGCATCCTGCTCGACAACAATTGGTTCAAGACGCTGACGAAGCCGAATGTCGAACTGGTCACCGACAGGATCGATCATTTCGCAAAGGACGGCATCGTTGCTTCCGACGGCAAATTGCGGCCTGCCGATGTCATCGTGATTTCGACAGGATTCAAGGTCACGGAGATGGCGGCACGTCTTAACATCAGCGGGCGCGACGGCAAGAATCTCAGAACGGCGTGGGCCAACGACAACCCGACCGCCTATCTCGGCCTTACCGTGCCGGACTTTCCGAACTTCTTCGTGATGCTCGGTCCCAATTCAGGCCCTGCGCATGGCGGCAGCGTGATCTTCCAGTCGGAATGCCAGAGCCGCTACATCTCGACTTGCCTCGTCGAAATGATGGAGCGTGATATCGCGGCGATCGATGTTCGCGCCGAAGCGCACGATCAGTACATTCGCAAAGTGGATGCCGAGCACGAGCAACTGATCTGGACTCATCCGGGCATGACAACATACTACCGCAACGGCCAGGGCCGGGTCTTCTCGGCGATGCCATGGCGATTTGTGGATTATTGGGCCATGACCCACGATCCCGATTTACGCGATTACCGACAGACCAGTGTTTGA
- a CDS encoding SDR family NAD(P)-dependent oxidoreductase gives MTAEGIVLVTGGSRGIGAATATLLAGQGQKVVIVYIAPEPLAGTQTILWPAPFDVASESAVVSGIADIEGAHGPITGLVNAAGVFGKMHPIERVRMDQWDREVNIDLRGTFLVARSVGVKMAERRHGAIVNVASVAGMTSGPIHAYTAAKAGVIQITQTLAAEWGRSGVRVNAVSPGFTRTAMLEAGIASGALNRKWLEGPTAMNRLVEPIEVAHAIAWLLSPMSSGVTGINLPVDAGYIAGTTWAAYGGLREAPSA, from the coding sequence ATGACCGCTGAGGGTATCGTCCTCGTCACCGGCGGCAGCCGCGGCATCGGCGCCGCGACAGCAACACTTCTGGCCGGACAAGGCCAAAAGGTCGTTATTGTCTATATCGCGCCGGAGCCGCTGGCGGGAACGCAAACGATCCTATGGCCCGCACCATTCGACGTGGCCAGCGAAAGCGCCGTCGTCAGCGGCATCGCCGACATCGAGGGCGCGCACGGGCCGATCACGGGCCTCGTCAACGCCGCTGGCGTCTTCGGCAAGATGCACCCAATCGAGCGCGTGCGGATGGATCAATGGGACCGCGAGGTCAATATCGATCTGCGCGGCACGTTTCTGGTCGCCCGCAGCGTCGGCGTGAAGATGGCGGAGCGGCGGCATGGCGCAATCGTCAATGTCGCCTCCGTTGCCGGCATGACGTCAGGTCCGATCCATGCCTATACCGCCGCGAAAGCCGGCGTCATTCAGATCACGCAGACGCTGGCCGCCGAATGGGGCCGCAGCGGCGTGCGCGTCAATGCGGTCTCGCCGGGCTTTACGCGCACCGCCATGCTGGAAGCCGGTATCGCCTCCGGCGCGCTGAACAGGAAATGGCTGGAAGGTCCGACCGCGATGAACCGGCTGGTCGAGCCGATCGAGGTCGCACACGCCATCGCGTGGCTGCTTTCGCCCATGAGCAGCGGCGTCACCGGAATCAATCTACCCGTAGACGCCGGATATATCGCAGGCACCACCTGGGCCGCCTATGGCGGCCTTCGCGAAGCGCCGAGCGCGTAG
- a CDS encoding TetR/AcrR family transcriptional regulator codes for MTQSSQAASGKVTKLNRVERNAWTKRKIFDAAAKMVGKYGYADASVARITEEAGVAQGTFYNHFENRQELLDQLLPKIGIDMVLFIRERTGSAQAARQEIERFSAFFDFIREVPEFLRILNEAEYFAPIGYQKHLDNIATAYVRILRRARQADAIVDYSDEEFEAIVHMLMGARGYLSRRYSYVGGNVTAAPEHVISAYRKLVTRGLFTPEKGNNHDR; via the coding sequence ATGACGCAATCATCGCAAGCCGCATCCGGCAAAGTGACAAAACTCAACCGGGTCGAGCGCAACGCCTGGACCAAGCGCAAGATATTCGACGCCGCCGCCAAGATGGTCGGCAAGTACGGCTACGCAGACGCTTCGGTCGCCCGCATCACCGAGGAGGCCGGCGTCGCACAGGGGACGTTCTACAATCATTTCGAGAACCGGCAGGAACTGCTCGATCAGTTGCTGCCGAAGATCGGTATCGACATGGTTCTTTTCATCCGAGAGCGCACCGGAAGTGCGCAGGCGGCCAGACAGGAAATCGAACGCTTCAGCGCTTTCTTCGATTTCATCCGCGAGGTGCCGGAGTTCCTCCGCATCCTCAACGAGGCCGAATACTTCGCGCCGATCGGCTACCAGAAGCATCTCGACAATATCGCAACCGCCTATGTCCGTATCCTCCGACGCGCGCGTCAGGCCGACGCGATCGTCGATTATAGCGACGAGGAGTTCGAAGCCATCGTTCACATGCTGATGGGCGCGCGTGGATACTTGAGCCGCCGCTACTCCTACGTTGGCGGCAACGTCACGGCGGCGCCCGAGCACGTCATCTCCGCCTACCGAAAGCTGGTTACGCGCGGCCTGTTCACACCGGAAAAAGGCAACAACCATGACCGCTGA
- a CDS encoding AMP-binding protein, which yields MIKLSSFIAFHARRTPARCALKYRGEDVSYADFDARIRRVGGWLAGRGIGPDDVVAVLMKNSTSFLELVFATSHIGAVFLPINYRLSADEVGYIVGNSGARILIADEELASIATGGAPVVLLDEAAQSNATRLAPDITPAPMHVRQPRDLMRLMYTSGTTDRPKGVMLTYENLYWKSADQTLVLGLNADTRLLVVGPLYHVGALDLPGIAVLWHGGMLSIHRNFEPEQALAAIEMEKLNAAWFAPVMTTAILTCPTRDRYDVSSLRWTIGGGEKTPEVRIRAFSDYFRNARYIDAYGLTETCGGDTFMEAGREIEKIGSTGRAIAHVEIEIRDDAGNRVPSAVNGEICLRGPKVTQGYWRDPEKTAAAFFGDWFRTGDVGYLDEDGFLYLTDRKKDMIISGGENIASSEVERVIYELPQVREVAVVGMPDARWGEKPVAVVVLGDGATLDLPDLADHCRTRLAGFKVPKQLIIRDSLPRNPSGKVLKRVLRAELEAHA from the coding sequence ATGATCAAACTATCCAGCTTCATCGCATTTCACGCCCGGCGGACGCCGGCTCGCTGTGCGCTGAAATACCGCGGCGAGGATGTCTCTTATGCCGACTTCGACGCCCGTATCCGCCGGGTCGGCGGATGGCTCGCCGGGCGCGGAATAGGCCCAGACGACGTCGTCGCGGTCCTGATGAAGAACAGCACCTCCTTTCTCGAACTGGTATTTGCGACCAGCCACATCGGCGCGGTGTTTCTGCCGATCAATTATCGGCTCTCCGCCGATGAAGTCGGCTACATCGTCGGCAATTCCGGCGCGCGCATCCTGATTGCAGATGAAGAGCTCGCAAGCATCGCGACCGGCGGTGCGCCGGTGGTGCTGCTCGACGAAGCCGCACAATCCAACGCGACCCGCCTTGCGCCTGATATCACGCCCGCCCCGATGCACGTCCGCCAACCGCGCGACCTGATGCGGCTGATGTACACGTCGGGCACGACGGACCGCCCCAAGGGCGTGATGCTGACTTACGAGAACCTGTACTGGAAGTCGGCCGACCAGACGCTGGTGCTCGGATTGAACGCCGACACGCGATTGCTGGTGGTCGGCCCGCTCTATCATGTCGGCGCGCTCGATTTGCCGGGGATCGCGGTGCTCTGGCACGGCGGCATGCTTTCCATCCACCGCAACTTCGAGCCTGAGCAGGCGCTCGCCGCCATCGAGATGGAAAAACTCAACGCTGCATGGTTCGCACCCGTGATGACGACCGCGATCCTGACCTGCCCGACCCGCGACCGCTACGATGTGTCGAGCCTGCGGTGGACCATCGGTGGCGGCGAGAAGACTCCGGAGGTGCGCATCCGCGCCTTCTCCGACTATTTCAGGAACGCCCGCTACATCGACGCCTATGGCCTGACCGAAACCTGCGGCGGCGATACCTTCATGGAAGCCGGCCGCGAGATCGAGAAGATCGGCTCGACCGGCCGCGCCATCGCCCATGTCGAAATCGAAATCCGCGACGATGCCGGCAATCGCGTCCCCTCCGCCGTCAACGGCGAAATCTGCCTGCGCGGGCCAAAGGTCACGCAAGGCTACTGGAGGGATCCCGAGAAAACCGCGGCGGCGTTCTTCGGCGACTGGTTTCGTACCGGCGACGTCGGCTATCTCGATGAGGACGGCTTTCTCTACCTGACCGACCGCAAGAAGGACATGATCATTTCCGGCGGCGAGAACATCGCATCCTCCGAGGTGGAGCGTGTCATCTACGAACTGCCGCAGGTGCGCGAAGTCGCCGTTGTCGGCATGCCCGACGCACGTTGGGGCGAAAAGCCCGTCGCGGTCGTGGTGCTAGGGGATGGCGCCACGCTGGATTTACCTGATCTCGCCGATCACTGCCGCACGCGCCTGGCCGGCTTCAAGGTGCCGAAGCAACTGATCATCCGCGACAGCCTGCCGCGCAATCCCTCCGGAAAGGTCCTCAAGCGCGTGCTGCGCGCCGAACTGGAAGCTCACGCATGA
- a CDS encoding ABC transporter substrate-binding protein — MTRTRKPGVSRRATLAMMGAGAVTFATPWVARAQAKTIKVGMPTILSGRVAQLGTSSRNAVVLEVEKVNAAGGLAGRQIEMVIRDSKGQPQEAARIARELVNTDGCELLIDAEASSGAFAVHEVARDLGVLCIHTNSETSALTADPKQHIPNAFRTARQGVHDSIVGGSYAAAISKAKGLKKWATCAPDYAYGRDTTGEFTLYLKRFAPDVEIISESWPKLFQPDYTEVVTKILQAKPQALYSCLWGGDLTSYIDQANIYALFSQMEVFAVNMADYTALTVVKNLPKGIHSGNRYIKTYPATPENAVWGDAYKAKYNEYPTNWSWENATAIMLLAEASKKANSADGKKIAEAMRGLKIKSPFGADGTVTMRADDQTLVGYAIGWGTTIPQEPYVPQVQAGDWKTIFELEAEWKKSKGYT; from the coding sequence ATGACGAGAACCCGCAAACCGGGCGTAAGCCGACGTGCGACGTTGGCGATGATGGGTGCCGGTGCCGTAACATTTGCGACGCCCTGGGTGGCGCGCGCGCAAGCCAAGACCATCAAGGTCGGCATGCCGACCATTCTCTCCGGACGCGTGGCGCAGCTCGGAACGTCGTCGCGCAACGCCGTCGTGCTGGAAGTCGAAAAGGTCAACGCCGCCGGCGGGCTGGCCGGACGACAGATCGAAATGGTGATCCGCGATTCCAAGGGACAGCCGCAGGAAGCCGCCCGCATCGCCCGCGAACTCGTCAATACCGATGGATGCGAATTGCTGATCGACGCGGAAGCGTCATCGGGCGCGTTCGCGGTGCATGAAGTGGCGCGCGATCTCGGCGTGCTTTGCATTCATACCAACTCGGAAACCTCGGCGCTAACGGCTGATCCCAAGCAGCATATTCCCAACGCGTTCCGCACCGCGCGACAGGGCGTGCATGATTCGATCGTCGGCGGCAGCTACGCGGCGGCGATTTCCAAGGCTAAGGGCCTGAAGAAATGGGCGACCTGTGCGCCCGACTATGCCTATGGCCGCGACACCACCGGAGAGTTCACGCTTTACCTGAAGCGCTTCGCACCCGACGTCGAAATCATAAGCGAGTCCTGGCCCAAACTGTTCCAGCCTGACTACACCGAGGTGGTGACGAAAATCCTGCAGGCCAAGCCGCAGGCGCTGTATTCCTGCCTCTGGGGCGGCGACCTCACGTCCTATATCGATCAGGCTAACATCTACGCGCTGTTCAGCCAGATGGAGGTGTTCGCAGTCAACATGGCCGACTACACGGCCCTGACGGTGGTGAAGAACCTGCCGAAGGGCATTCACTCCGGCAACCGCTACATCAAGACCTATCCGGCAACACCGGAAAACGCCGTGTGGGGCGATGCCTACAAGGCCAAATACAACGAGTATCCCACCAACTGGTCGTGGGAGAATGCCACCGCGATCATGCTGTTGGCCGAAGCGTCGAAGAAGGCGAATTCCGCCGACGGCAAGAAGATTGCGGAAGCGATGCGCGGCCTGAAGATCAAGTCGCCGTTCGGCGCCGACGGCACCGTTACCATGCGCGCCGACGACCAGACGCTTGTGGGTTATGCGATCGGCTGGGGCACGACGATCCCGCAGGAACCTTATGTGCCGCAAGTTCAGGCCGGCGACTGGAAGACGATCTTTGAGCTCGAAGCCGAGTGGAAGAAGAGCAAGGGTTATACCTGA